One Danio rerio strain Tuebingen ecotype United States chromosome 13, GRCz12tu, whole genome shotgun sequence DNA window includes the following coding sequences:
- the six1a gene encoding homeobox protein six1a (The RefSeq protein has 1 substitution compared to this genomic sequence) produces the protein MSILPSFGFTQEQVACVCEVLQQGGNLERLGRFLWSLPACDHLHKNESVLKAKAVVAFHRGNFRELYKILESYQFSTHNHPKMQQLWLKAHYVEAEKLRGRPLGAVGKYRVRRKFPLPRTIWDGEETSYCFKEKSRSVLREWYTHNPYPSPREKRELAEATGLTTTQVSNWFKNRRQRDRAAEAKERENGENNGVGGKQSQRSPLDGVKSLMSSSEDEFSPPQSPEHSSVLLLQGTMNNPGAPAYPMPGLGAPHPLHGMQGHPHQIQDSLLGSLTSSLVDLGS, from the exons ATGTCAATCTTGCCCTCGTTCGGCTTTACGCAAGAGCAAGTCGCGTGCGTCTGCGAGGTGCTGCAGCAGGGTGGGAACCTGGAGAGGCTCGGACGGTTCCTTTGGTCCCTGCCAGCCTGCGACCACCTCCACAAGAACGAATCCGTGCTCAAAGCGAAGGCTGTGGTTGCCTTCCACCGGGGAAACTTCCGTGAGCTCTACAAGATCTTGGAGAGCTACCAGTTCTCCACGCACAACCACCCGAAGATGCAGCAGCTGTGGCTGAAGGCGCACTATGTTGAGGCGGAAAAGTTGCGGGGGCGCCCGCTAGGCGCTGTGGGCAAATATCGTGTGCGCAGGAAATTCCCTTTGCCCCGTACTATCTGGGACGGCGAGGAGACCAGTTATTGCTTTAAGGAAAAGTCTCGGAGCGTGCTGCGTGAATGGTACACGCACAACCCTTATCCATCTCCACGGGAGAAGCGAGAGCTGGCAGAGGCAACAGGACTGACCACTACACAGGTCAGCAACTGGTTTAAAAACAGGAGACAGAGAGACCGGGCAGCCGAGGCAAAAGAGAG AGAAAACGGCGAGAACAACGGCGTCGGCGGAAAGCAGAGCCAGCGGTCTCCGCTCGACGGAGTGAAGTCGCTGATGTCGAGCTCGGAGGATGAGTTTTCTCCGCCGCAGAGCCCCGAGCACAGCTCCGTGCTTCTTCTGCAAGGCACCATGAACAATCCCGCGGCTCCCGCATACCCAATGCCCGGCCTGGGTGCGCCGCACCCGCTACACGGCATGCAAGGGCATCCGCATCAGATCCAGGATTCACTGTTAGGATCTCTAACATCCAGCCTTGTGGATTTAGGATCGTAG